A region of the Roseobacter denitrificans OCh 114 genome:
CATCGCGTTGTAGTTCAGTTCCTGCTCAAGACCTTCCCAGAGTTTCAAAGAGAACTCATAGAACGGCTGGTTCCCGTCAAGAAGGTAATTCGAGCGGATGATCGTTGTGTTGCGACCCACGTTGCCGCCACCGATCCAACCCTTTTCAAGAACAGCGATTCGGCTCTGCCTGAACTCCTTGGCGAGGTAGTACGCGGTCGCCAGACCGTGCCCGCCGCCACCGATGATGACAAAATCGTAGGCATTTTGCGGGGAGGCGTCCCGCCATGCTGGCCCCCAGCCGCGATGGCCGGTCAACGCCTCTTTTAACACCGCAAATCCGGAATAGCGCATCGAATCAGACTCCTTTGCCTGAGTTTCAAAGGAATTTTAACGTTTGTCGCCCCCGCTTTCAGACAGAAGTGGGCTCAAATCGGACATTTCCCCAACCTTCTGGGGTGAACTTCAAGGGGTGCAATGCAGAGGGGATAAATAACATAGTGAAAAAATGTTGATTTTTAAGAAACATGCCGAGTAGTCTATGGGCACAATCAAGCTGTGTGAGCTTGGACTCTTTTCGCAAAAAGCGAAAGATCAGACAGGGAGAAATAAATGAATAAATTTACAACTGCACTGGCAACGGGCGTGCTCGCATTCGCACCTGCATTTGCAATGGCCGACAGCGACGACCCAATCATCATTCCGATTCACAACTGGTCATCGCAAATCGTCATGTCCAACGTCGTAGGTCAGATGTTCGAGGAAATGGGCCTGAATGTGGAATATGTCACCACGGACAGTCAGGCAGTTTATGAATCGATCCGTCTGGGCGATGTCACCCTTGGTATGGAAGTCTGGGAAGGCGCTTTCGGTGCTTCATTCCGTGCGGCCATGGAAAAGGGCGGGATCGTCGATGCCGGCGATCACAACGCGGTAACGCGTGAGGACTGGTGGTATCCGATGTGGACCAAGGACGCGTGCCCGGGCCTGCCATCGTGGGAAGCGCTGAACGAATGCGCGGAAATCTTTGCAACGCCGGAGACGGGCGACAAGGGCCGCTACCTCGATGGTCCGGTGGACTGGCTCAAGCACGGCAAGGAACGTGTCGAAGCCCTTGGCATGGACTTTGAGGTCATCAACGCCGGGTCCGCCGCCGCACTCTGGGCCGAAATCGGGGCCGCAGAAGCAGACAAACGCCCCATCGTTGTCTTCAACTGGACACCGAACTTTGCCGAAGCGGTATGGCCCGGCGAATTCGTCGAATTCCCCGAGTGGGTTGATGGATGCGACAAGGATCCGGCCGTCGGCCCGAACCCTGACGCGCTTTATGACTGCGGCAATCCCGCTGACGGCTACATGAAGAAAGCCGCCTGGGAAGGCATGGAAGAGAAATGGCCGGATGCATTCGCCGTCCTGCAGCGCATCTCCTTCACCAACCCGCAAATTGCACAAATGGCGAAGCTGGTCGATATCGAAGACTATGAGCCTGAAGAAGCAGCCGAAATCTGGCTTGAGGAAAACGAAGACCTCTGGCGCCCCTGGCTGGACGCTTCCTCCTGATCGAGGACTTCACAATTTAGCACCACTTCCCCGGGCCTTTTTCTGGCCCGGGTTCCTGCTGTCGAATTTCGGGGATTTCACATGAAAGATTCAATGAACGTGGCCAGCGACATCGTCATTTCGGCCAAGAATGTCTGGAAGGTGTTTGGCAATAATCCCGAAGCCTACCTCAAGACAATGACCGCTGGCCGAAGCTTTGACGACATACGTGCCGATGGCTACATCGCAGGCGTGCGCGACGTGTCCGTCGATGTGTCACGCGGCGAACTGTTGGTCATCATGGGGTTGTCCGGGTCCGGCAAATCGACGCTGGTGCGCTGCCTGTCACGGCTGCATGAAATCACCGCCGGTACGATCACGGTTGATGATCAGGTCATCGGAGACCTGTCCGAGAAACAACTGATCGAGCTGCGCCGCAACAAGATGGGTATGGTGTTCCAGTCCTTTGGCCTGCTGCCGCACCGGACCGTGCTCGAAAACGTATCTTTCCCGCTTGAAATGCGCGGACAGGACCGCCACACGCGCCGCGAACGCGCGCTTGAGGTGATCAAGCTCGTTGGTCTGGAAGGCCGCGAAGAATATTTCCCCCGCGAACTCTCTGGCGGTCAGCAACAGCGCGTCGGCATCGCGCGCAGCCTCGCCATCGAGCCAGACATCTGGTTCCTCGATGAACCTTTCTCGGCGCTTGACCCGTTGATCCGCCGTGAAATGCAGGACGAATTCATTCGCCTTCGCGCCATGCTGGGCAAGACCATCGTCTTTATCACACATGACTTCGACGAGGCCCTGCGCCTTGCCGACCGCATCGCCATCATGAAAGACGGCGCCATCGAACAATGCGACACGCCCGATCAGATCGTGCTCAACCCGGCCACCGACTATGTGGCAAAGTTCACACAGGAGATCGACAAGGCACGCGTCGTGCATGCCGCCGGGTTGATCAAACCCGACCTCACCGGCAGCGGTGAACCGGTCAAGGCCTCGGCCACCATTCAGGAACTGGCGAAAATGCTGATTGATGACGCGCGGGACGTGATCCCGGTCGCCGATGAAACCGGGCCCATTGGTGCCATGGCGCGTAAAGATGCGCTTGATATCCTGTTGCAGGCGAACTGATGGCGATTGTTGCAACAAACACCGAAAGCCAGACAACGCCACTGTCATCGCGCACTTTGGGGTTGGGGCTCTTTCTTTTCGCCGTCGCACTGACCTTGCTGCACTACGCGGGTCTCTTGCCAGCGTGGCTGCACCGGCTGCCCGAAGCGGTGATCCCGCCCTTTGAGACATGGCTTGATGCGATTTTCAACTTTGTCAAAGACGACCTTGGCCTGCTCGCCCTGACGCGGTTTCTGACCGGAGGGCTTGAAGCGGTGCTCGATGTGACCGCGAACCTGCTTTATGGCAAACGTCGCTGGCCCTTCATCGACCCCATTCCATGGAGCGCGATCGCAGCGGCAACGACCGTGCTTGGCTATTATCTTGGTGGCTGGCGGCTGGCGGCTCTGGCGGGGGGCACCTGTGTCTGGACCGCGATGATCGGCCAGTGGGAAATCGCCATGGAAACCATGTCGGTGCTGGTTATCTCAGCGCCCCTTGCTTTTATGATCGGTCTGCTGGTCGGTATCTATGCGTGGAAATCCCCGTCGTTCAATCGCGCGCTGCTGCCGTTCCTGTCGGTCATGCAGACTCTGCCGTTTTTCACCTACCTGCTTCCGGCGGTGATCTTCTTCAAGGTCGGCCCGACGGCGGCGGCGGTGGCCACGACGGTTTTCGCCATCCCCCCGATGATCCTGATGACGACGCTCGGCCTGCAAAAGGTATCCTCCGAAGTTGTCGAGGCGGGCAAGATGAGTGGTTGCACGCGCTTTCAGATGATGCGGCATGTCTACCTTCCGTCGGCCCGCACCGAGATCCTCGTCGGCGTGAACCAGGTCATCATGCTCTGTCTGGCAATGGTCGTTCTGACAGCCTTTATCGGGATGCCGGGACTTGGCGCAAAACTCTTGCAGATGCTCGGCAGCTTCAAGATCGGCCGCGCATTCGAGATCGGCGTCACCATCGTGCTGGTCGCGATCACACTTGATCGCCTGTCCAAAGCATGGGTTGCGAAACTGCCCGAACACTTTGATCGTGGCACACCTTTCTACATCCGGCACAAATATCTGGTTGCCGGTGCCGTGGGCTTTGCGCTGTTCTTCGCACTCGCGCAGCTGGTTCCCATCCTTGCAGAAGTCGGGCGGCGGCAATCGCTGTCACAGGGCCGCGAGATTGACCAGTTGATCAAAGCCTACCTTGCGCTGGATTGGGTGAAAGCATCGACCGACGCCATGCGCTACGTGCTGAACGTCTGGATCCTCAACCCGTTCCGCGACTTCCTGCTCAGCATCCCGACAAGTGCGTTCATCATTCTGGTGGTTGCCGCCGGGCTGGTGATCGCCGGGCCGCGTCAGGCGGTTCTGGCGGCAGTCTTCTTCAGCCTTGTCGCGCTCAGCGGCTGGTGGGACAGATCAGTGATCACGCTCTATTCCGTGATTGCTGCTGTATCGCTGGCGCTGATCATCGGCATTCCGGTGGGCATCCTTGCGGCACGGCGCGAAACCACCGCCCGGCGGATGTTGCTGGTCTGTGATACAGCGCAGACCTTCCCCAGCTTCATCTACCTGATCCCGGCGATCATGCTGTTCGGCATCACGGCCACCTCGGTTGTCATGTCGATCCTGATCTTCGCCATGGTGCCACTGGTGCGCTATACCATCGAAGGTTTGCGCAGCGTACCCGCCGAAATGATGGAAGCCGCCGACATGTCGGGCGCAACCAAGCTGCAAAAGCTGTGGCAGGTGCAACTGCCGCTGGCGCTGCCGACGATGGCCGTGGGCTTTAATCAGGCGATCATGTTCGCATTCTTCATGGTCATCATCGCGGCCTTCATCGGCACGCAGGATCTGGGCCAGGAACTGCAACGCACGCTGGCCGGGGCCTATCTGGGCAAGAACCTCGTTCTGGGCCTTTGCGTTTCGCTGATGGCGCTGACCTTCGACATGATTGTCATGAAGTGGGCACAGGAGAAGAAAGCGAAACTGGGGCTGGCGCGTTAAAGCGTCCTGCGAAACAGCTGCCTCACCCACCGCATTCCGAAACCAAGGGTTTCAACGCGGTGGGTGATACTTGATGTTTCAGGTATTTCGTCAGGCGCCCTAAAAGGGGGCGGTTGCGCGCACCTTCATAGAACGCCCACCCTGCGGATGTTTAAACCGCAACTCTTCGGAGTGCAGCATCAGCCGCGGGTAATCGCGCGCGGGCCCCGTCGCATAAAACGGATCACCCAATATCGGATGGCCAAGGGCGCGCATATGCACCCGCAACTGGTGGCTGCGCCCCGTGTGCGGATGCAGGCGCATGCGCGCGGTCTGACCGTCGTCTTTCAGAACGCGCCATTCGGTTTGCGCGGGTTTTCCTGTCTCATGGCAGACCATCTGCCGGGGCCGGTTCGGCCAATCCACGATCAGCGGCAGATCAACGGTGCCCGTTTTATCGCACGGCACACCCCAGACCCGCGCGACATATGTTTTCCGGGTCATGCGCTTTTCAAACTGCAACCCCAGGTGCCGTTGCGCATGCGGCGTCAAGGCAAAGATCATCACACCTGAGGTGTCGCGGTCCAGCCGATGCACCAGCAGCGCATCAGCAAACATCGCCTGTACGCGCGCCAACAGGCAATCGGCCAGATGCGGCCCCTTGCCGGGCACAGACAAAAGCCCCGCCGGTTTATCCACCAGCAGCACTTCGGCGTCTTCATGCAGTACCGTCAAAGGGGTTTGCGGGGGCGCGTATGTCTCATCCATGCGCCCTGCTCGCAGATCGCCCCGCTCTTTTCAACCCGCCTTGACCCGTTCGGATTTCGGATCATACATCGGCTGCAGCGAGACGTCGGCCGCCACGCGCACGCCTGCCACATCCACCTCATAGTCGGAGGCAAGCACCTCGGCCGCGGTTTCCCCGGCACAAGGCACATACCCCAGCCCCATCGCGCCCCCCAGATGATGACCATAGGCACCGGAACTGAGAAAACCGACGATCTCACCGTTTCGCAGGACAGGTTCATTGTGATAGAGCAGCGGTTCGGGATCTTTCAGCTTGAATTGCACCAAGCGGCTTTCAAGCCCGGTGTCCTTCTTGCGCAGGACGGCATCACGACCGATGAAATCAGGCTTGTCCGTTTTGACCGCAAACCCAAGCCCCGCCTCCAGCACATGATCCTCGCAAGTGATATCATGCCCGAAATGGCGGAAGCCTTTTTCCATCCGCGCACAATCCATCATATGCATGCCACACAGCTTGACCCCGAGGTCCTGCCCTGCCTCATGCAGCACTTCAAAGGCATGCGCGGCCATATCCGACGAGACATAGACCTCCCAGCCCAGCTCGCCCACATAGGTCACGCGGTGAACACGGGCCAGCCCCATGCCCAGCTCAATCTCCTGCGCGGTCCCGAAAGGGTTCACCGCGTTCGAGAAATCCGCCGGCGAGACCTCTTGCAACAGTTTGCGCGCGTTCGGCCCCATGATGGCCAACACACCCTCGCCAGCTGTGACATCCGTGACCACAACGTTGAAATCCCCGCGATGGCGCATCATCCACGTCTGATCCGCCAAACGGGTTGCCGCCGGAGTGACGACCAGAAACGCCGTTTCCGACAGGCGCGTAACGGTAACATCCGCCTCGATCCCACCTTTGTGGTTGAGGAATTGCGTATAGACGATCTTGCCGACCGGCACATCAAATTGCCCGCCGCCCACATGGTTCATGAAGGCCACCGCATCGCGACCTTCCACGCGGATCTTGCCAAAGGACGACATGTCATACATGCCCACATTCGTGCGGACTGCCGCGACTTCCTCGGCGACATTGACAAAGAAGTTCTGCCGCTTCCATGTGTATTCATATTCCGGTTTCTGGTTATTGACCGCGAACCAATTGGCACGCTCCCAACCGGCCAGTTCCCCCATCACGGCACCATGCCGGATCAGGTGGTCGTGAAAAGGTGTGCGCCGCACCCCGCGCGCCGTCGCCTTTTGCCGGAACGGGAAATGATCTGCGTAAAGCAGCCCCAGCGTTTCTTTTGATCGCTCGAACAGATAGGTCTTGTTGCCTTGGAATGGCTGCATGCGGCTGATGTCAACATCGCCCAGATCAAACGGTTTTTCGCCCGCCTCCATCCATTGCGCAAGCGCCATCCCCGCCCCGCCAGCGGATTGGATACCGATCGAGTTAAATCCGGCGGCAACCCAGAAATTATCCATCTCCGGCGCAAGGCCAAGGTGATAGGCATCATCCGGCGTGAAACTTTCGGGGCCGTTGAAAAACGTGTGAATGCCCGCTTCCGCCAGCATTGGCATGCGCTCTACCGCTGCCTCAAGGATCGGTTCAAAGTGGTCGAAGTCTTCGGGCAGCTGGTCGAATTCGAAATCAGCAGGAATACCCTTCATCGCCCAGGGTTTGGCGTTTGGTTCAAACGCGCCCAGCAGCATTTTGCCTGCGTCTTCCTTGTAATAGGCGCATTCATCAGGCACGCGCAGCACCGGAAGCTGGGTCAAACCGGCGATGGCCTCGGTGACAATGTAAAAGTGCTCGCAGGCATGCAGCGGTACGTTGACACCCGCCATGCGACCCACTTCATGCCCCCACATACCGCCACAATTGACCACCATATCCGCCGTGATGTGACCCGTCTGCGTACCCTGCGTCCAATCCACGCCGGTAGCGCGCCGCCCCTCGCAGGTGATGCCGGTGACGCATGTGCGCTCCAGCACCTTTGCGCCGCCTTGCCGCGCGCCCTTGGCCAGCGCCAGCGCGATATTGGCCGGATCGCCCTGCCCGTCCTTGTCGAGATAGACCGCACCGGTCACATCGCTGATGTTGAGATGTTCGTACCGCGCCTTGACCTCCTGCGCGGAGATTTCCTCGACATCGACGCCAAAGGCACGCGCCATGGCCGCCTGACGGTAGATCTCTTCGCGGCGCTCCTCGGTCAGCGCAACGGTGATTGACCCACAGCGCTTGAACCCTGTCGCAACGCCCGTTTCCGCCTCTAAATTGCCGTATAACTCCTGACTGTATTTCGCCAGTTTCGTCATATTCGCCGTGGCGCGCAGTTGCGCGATCAATCCGGCCGCGTGCCAGGTCGTCCCGGACGTCAGCTGTTTGCGTTCCAGCAAGACAACATCGCTCCAGCCCTGTTTGATCAGGTGGTAGGCGACAGAACAACCGATGACGCCGCCACCGATAATAACGACCCGTGCGTGCGAAGGAGGAAGTGCCATAAGAGGTCTCCGTTCAGAAAAACCTGCCCTCAAACGAGGGTATGTCCGGCTGCCAGCAGCCGCTTTTTGAGTTCCGCGATGTGTTTTGGGCCGACCTCGCAGCAGCCGCCGACGATGGTGGCCCCGGCGGAAACCCATTCCATGACATAGCCGGCATAGGCGCGCGGCCCCATATCGCGGCGCGTTTCGAGCGTGTCCACGGTTGGTTTTTCTTTCAGGAAGTCTTCGGAAATTTGCACGAAGCCATTGGCATAGCCGCCAAACGGTTTTCCGCTTTGCGCGAGGATCGGCATCGCCTTGGTGACTGCCTCGGGAGCTGAGCAGTTGACGAGCACGGCATCCGCATTTGCGGCAACCTCCAGCGCGTCCTCAAGCGGTTCGCCTGAACGCAACTGCATCCCGTCACTGTCCGAAACTGTCAGTGACAGCCAAACGGGCAGGTTTGTGCTGCGCGCCCCTTCAAGAGCGTCACGCGCATGGGCAACCGAAGCGACCGTCTCAAGGATGAGCAGATCACACTCAGGTGCAAGCAGCGCCGCAGCCTCGACAAAGAGCGGCACAGCAACCTCACGGGAGGGGTGGAGGTCAGGACGATAGCTCGCCACCAGCGGCCCCAGCGCTCCGGCGATACGGCCAGAGCCATGTGTCGCGCGCGCCGCGGACGCTTCGCTCAGGGCG
Encoded here:
- a CDS encoding ABC transporter substrate-binding protein gives rise to the protein MNKFTTALATGVLAFAPAFAMADSDDPIIIPIHNWSSQIVMSNVVGQMFEEMGLNVEYVTTDSQAVYESIRLGDVTLGMEVWEGAFGASFRAAMEKGGIVDAGDHNAVTREDWWYPMWTKDACPGLPSWEALNECAEIFATPETGDKGRYLDGPVDWLKHGKERVEALGMDFEVINAGSAAALWAEIGAAEADKRPIVVFNWTPNFAEAVWPGEFVEFPEWVDGCDKDPAVGPNPDALYDCGNPADGYMKKAAWEGMEEKWPDAFAVLQRISFTNPQIAQMAKLVDIEDYEPEEAAEIWLEENEDLWRPWLDASS
- a CDS encoding quaternary amine ABC transporter ATP-binding protein → MKDSMNVASDIVISAKNVWKVFGNNPEAYLKTMTAGRSFDDIRADGYIAGVRDVSVDVSRGELLVIMGLSGSGKSTLVRCLSRLHEITAGTITVDDQVIGDLSEKQLIELRRNKMGMVFQSFGLLPHRTVLENVSFPLEMRGQDRHTRRERALEVIKLVGLEGREEYFPRELSGGQQQRVGIARSLAIEPDIWFLDEPFSALDPLIRREMQDEFIRLRAMLGKTIVFITHDFDEALRLADRIAIMKDGAIEQCDTPDQIVLNPATDYVAKFTQEIDKARVVHAAGLIKPDLTGSGEPVKASATIQELAKMLIDDARDVIPVADETGPIGAMARKDALDILLQAN
- a CDS encoding ABC transporter permease, giving the protein MAIVATNTESQTTPLSSRTLGLGLFLFAVALTLLHYAGLLPAWLHRLPEAVIPPFETWLDAIFNFVKDDLGLLALTRFLTGGLEAVLDVTANLLYGKRRWPFIDPIPWSAIAAATTVLGYYLGGWRLAALAGGTCVWTAMIGQWEIAMETMSVLVISAPLAFMIGLLVGIYAWKSPSFNRALLPFLSVMQTLPFFTYLLPAVIFFKVGPTAAAVATTVFAIPPMILMTTLGLQKVSSEVVEAGKMSGCTRFQMMRHVYLPSARTEILVGVNQVIMLCLAMVVLTAFIGMPGLGAKLLQMLGSFKIGRAFEIGVTIVLVAITLDRLSKAWVAKLPEHFDRGTPFYIRHKYLVAGAVGFALFFALAQLVPILAEVGRRQSLSQGREIDQLIKAYLALDWVKASTDAMRYVLNVWILNPFRDFLLSIPTSAFIILVVAAGLVIAGPRQAVLAAVFFSLVALSGWWDRSVITLYSVIAAVSLALIIGIPVGILAARRETTARRMLLVCDTAQTFPSFIYLIPAIMLFGITATSVVMSILIFAMVPLVRYTIEGLRSVPAEMMEAADMSGATKLQKLWQVQLPLALPTMAVGFNQAIMFAFFMVIIAAFIGTQDLGQELQRTLAGAYLGKNLVLGLCVSLMALTFDMIVMKWAQEKKAKLGLAR
- a CDS encoding RluA family pseudouridine synthase, which produces MDETYAPPQTPLTVLHEDAEVLLVDKPAGLLSVPGKGPHLADCLLARVQAMFADALLVHRLDRDTSGVMIFALTPHAQRHLGLQFEKRMTRKTYVARVWGVPCDKTGTVDLPLIVDWPNRPRQMVCHETGKPAQTEWRVLKDDGQTARMRLHPHTGRSHQLRVHMRALGHPILGDPFYATGPARDYPRLMLHSEELRFKHPQGGRSMKVRATAPF
- a CDS encoding GcvT family protein, whose product is MALPPSHARVVIIGGGVIGCSVAYHLIKQGWSDVVLLERKQLTSGTTWHAAGLIAQLRATANMTKLAKYSQELYGNLEAETGVATGFKRCGSITVALTEERREEIYRQAAMARAFGVDVEEISAQEVKARYEHLNISDVTGAVYLDKDGQGDPANIALALAKGARQGGAKVLERTCVTGITCEGRRATGVDWTQGTQTGHITADMVVNCGGMWGHEVGRMAGVNVPLHACEHFYIVTEAIAGLTQLPVLRVPDECAYYKEDAGKMLLGAFEPNAKPWAMKGIPADFEFDQLPEDFDHFEPILEAAVERMPMLAEAGIHTFFNGPESFTPDDAYHLGLAPEMDNFWVAAGFNSIGIQSAGGAGMALAQWMEAGEKPFDLGDVDISRMQPFQGNKTYLFERSKETLGLLYADHFPFRQKATARGVRRTPFHDHLIRHGAVMGELAGWERANWFAVNNQKPEYEYTWKRQNFFVNVAEEVAAVRTNVGMYDMSSFGKIRVEGRDAVAFMNHVGGGQFDVPVGKIVYTQFLNHKGGIEADVTVTRLSETAFLVVTPAATRLADQTWMMRHRGDFNVVVTDVTAGEGVLAIMGPNARKLLQEVSPADFSNAVNPFGTAQEIELGMGLARVHRVTYVGELGWEVYVSSDMAAHAFEVLHEAGQDLGVKLCGMHMMDCARMEKGFRHFGHDITCEDHVLEAGLGFAVKTDKPDFIGRDAVLRKKDTGLESRLVQFKLKDPEPLLYHNEPVLRNGEIVGFLSSGAYGHHLGGAMGLGYVPCAGETAAEVLASDYEVDVAGVRVAADVSLQPMYDPKSERVKAG
- a CDS encoding homocysteine S-methyltransferase family protein → MTQITLLDGGMGQELVHRAGDKPTPLWSAQVMVDHPGLVEAVHADYFAAGATVATTNSYAIHHDRLEGTGMEDAFEDLYQRALSEASAARATHGSGRIAGALGPLVASYRPDLHPSREVAVPLFVEAAALLAPECDLLILETVASVAHARDALEGARSTNLPVWLSLTVSDSDGMQLRSGEPLEDALEVAANADAVLVNCSAPEAVTKAMPILAQSGKPFGGYANGFVQISEDFLKEKPTVDTLETRRDMGPRAYAGYVMEWVSAGATIVGGCCEVGPKHIAELKKRLLAAGHTLV